A genomic region of Miscanthus floridulus cultivar M001 chromosome 3, ASM1932011v1, whole genome shotgun sequence contains the following coding sequences:
- the LOC136542070 gene encoding putative F-box protein At3g17500, protein MEIEEHTASLSGENPITRLPPDIIEGILLRLPVSSLLRLRRVCKQWWNMISVPRFIIEHAYRAPKHLLLYLPKLSISASLHPKIAKPCHATVIDEKWSPSTWAASHMDPDDHLFASCNGLLCFYKTYTLKISNPATGQCLHLLKPDGILLHDFHYLYSFGFHPITGEYKLVHFLREPQRYKSGQPFHFDIIQVYTLGEDKWRAIKAPIPCCMVHLGVVNVDGAMYWLTEDEGTSCGMAVVSFDLREEMFALIQLPALEVKETASCATPKVAYYMTEIDDKVCVVTMSYQSHAPRWRRYNAELSGRTDIWALESDKWFLKYSIQSPSLSRYVPQPCFIHREKIILQDRDSNVWYHDLRGKTVQIEHGEEVKLLHLGDYRFYETQSYFYKETLAPLSIYARAAIVRAPPVPLAPSVASN, encoded by the coding sequence ATGGAGATTGAAGAACACACAGCTTCACTTTCAGGAGAGAATCCCATCACAAGGCTCCCACCAGATATCATTGAGGGGATACTTCTCAGGCTTCCCGTAAGCTCTCTACTGAGGCTACGTCGAGTCTGCAAGCAATGGTGGAACATGATCAGCGTCCCTCGCTTCATCATAGAGCATGCCTATCGTGCACCCAAGCACCTCCTCCTTTACTTGCCTAAATTGAGTATATCTGCATCCCTCCATCCCAAGATTGCCAAACCATGCCATGCAACGGTCATTGATGAAAAGTGGTCTCCATCAACATGGGCTGCATCACATATGGACCCTGATGATCACCTCTTTGCATCATGCAATGGCTTGCTTTGCTTCTACAAGACATACACACTCAAGATATCTAACCCTGCAACAGGTCAATGCCTGCATCTCTTGAAACCTGATGGGATATTGTTGCATGACTTCCACTATCTATACAGCTTTGGATTTCATCCGATTACTGGAGAATACAAGCTTGTGCACTTTCTCCGTGAGCCCCAACGCTATAAATCAGGACAGCCTTTCCATTTTGACATCATTCAAGTGTACACCCTTGGTGAAGACAAATGGAGAGCTATCAAAGCTCCTATACCATGCTGCATGGTGCATCTTGGAGTTGTAAATGTGGATGGAGCGATGTATTGGCTAACAGAAGATGAAGGAACAAGCTGCGGCATGGCAGTTGTATCATTTGATCTCAGGGAAGAAATGTTTGCATTGATTCAACTTCCAGCATTGGAAGTGAAAGAGACAGCCTCTTGTGCCACCCCCAAAGTTGCTTACTATATGACTGAGATAGATGACAAGGTGTGTGTAGTGACTATGTCATACCAAAGCCATGCACCGAGGTGGCGCCGATACAACGCAGAGCTTTCAGGTAGGACTGACATTTGGGCTCTTGAAAGTGACAAGTGGTTCCTGAAATATAGCATCCAGTCACCATCTCTATCCCGGTATGTTCCTCAGCCATGCTTCATCCACAGGGAGAAGATCATACTGCAGGACCGTGACAGTAATGTGTGGTACCATGATTTGCGAGGCAAGACTGTGCAGATTGAGCATGGAGAGGAGGTGAAGCTTTTGCACCTTGGTGACTACAGATTCTATGAGACGCAGTCCTATTTCTACAAGGAGACACTTGCTCCCTTGAGCATTTATGCCAGAGCAGCCATTGTTCGTGCACCGcctgtgcctcttgctccttcAGTTGCTTCAAATTAG